The genome window CTGAGCTAATGGAGGCACGTCAGATCATCATCCGCCCGATCATCACCGAGCGTTCGTTTGATATGCAGGACTTCAACCGCTACACGTTCGAGGTCGCCAAGACTGCTAGCAAGATCGAGATTGCCAAGGCAATCGAGGAGATCTTCAACGTGCACGTCACCAAGGTGAACACCGCCAACGTGAAGTCCAAGCCCAAGCGTCAGCGCTATGTGCAGGGTCGCACGCGTACCTGGAAGAAGGCCATCGTCACGCTCGCCGAGGGTGACAAGATCGAGCTGTTCGCAAGCCAGGATTAATCGGTTACTGAGTTTCCCCTTGGTGCGGGGAGGCTTTAAGGGTGTCGAGCGCTCGATGTGGAGCCACCCGGCACCGTGGTAAGTCCGGAGTCGACAACCGTATGGAGATGCACCATCTCCGTTCCCATAGCGGTTGAGCGGCCATCGGAGCAAAGGAGTTAGTTCATGGGAGTAAGGAAGTACAAGCCGTCTTCCCCGG of Coriobacteriia bacterium contains these proteins:
- a CDS encoding 50S ribosomal protein L23 — its product is MEARQIIIRPIITERSFDMQDFNRYTFEVAKTASKIEIAKAIEEIFNVHVTKVNTANVKSKPKRQRYVQGRTRTWKKAIVTLAEGDKIELFASQD